The Borrelia turicatae 91E135 genome has a window encoding:
- a CDS encoding Vsp/OspC family lipoprotein, whose translation MDLATITKNIKDTVAFAKSVKEVHTLVKSVDELAKAIGKKIKTDETGALEAFTADQNEQLIAGAFQVVSAVKGELESLVQVDGISDALKAKVNEAKNANDGLLVKFKSSAKDNESVKKDAEAKKVIDKTDASASDLKKLNTVIDELLTSAESAVTAAITQLTTSVKAEPTKS comes from the coding sequence ATTGACCTAGCTACAATAACTAAAAACATAAAAGACACTGTTGCTTTTGCTAAGAGTGTTAAAGAAGTTCATACTTTAGTTAAGTCTGTTGATGAGCTCGCTAAAGCTATTGGTAAGAAAATTAAAACAGATGAGACAGGTGCTTTAGAGGCTTTTACAGCTGATCAAAATGAACAGTTAATTGCAGGGGCATTTCAAGTAGTATCAGCTGTAAAAGGTGAATTAGAGAGTTTAGTGCAGGTAGATGGAATCTCTGATGCACTTAAGGCAAAGGTTAATGAGGCCAAAAATGCAAATGATGGTTTATTAGTTAAATTTAAAAGCTCTGCAAAGGATAATGAAAGTGTTAAAAAAGATGCAGAAGCAAAAAAAGTTATAGATAAAACCGATGCTTCTGCTTCTGACCTTAAAAAATTAAATACAGTCATTGATGAGTTGTTAACTTCTGCTGAATCTGCAGTAACAGCTGCAATTACACAGCTTACAACTTCTGTTAAGGCAGAGCCTACTAAGTCTTAA